The following proteins are co-located in the Telopea speciosissima isolate NSW1024214 ecotype Mountain lineage chromosome 9, Tspe_v1, whole genome shotgun sequence genome:
- the LOC122639470 gene encoding protein GRAVITROPIC IN THE LIGHT 1-like — protein sequence MLQMDSMKPETRSNVNGLIRTFAKVLRLRAAGIATDSGKIRRLKSRNKLKLKLKDDEINIIEHHYQSNVDYIAFNGHQSKSYNYEDEKLKNRAAIEAFLAKLFASISSVKAAYAQLQMAQSPYHPDGIQAADEIVVSELKHLSELKQCYLKKQMDPSTQVTQLLAEVKEQQSLLKTYEIMGKKFESQLKLKDSEITFLREKLEESESQNRALEKKLNPNPSGSSGPLSVLFNNLHLSGLNPNHLLMVLRYAEKSIRSFVKLMIEQMRSAGWDLDAAADSVEPGVVYGKQNHKCFPFECFVCREMFDGFHIPNFSLPNVFEPERDQRQRYFFARFTELKSVKPMEFLTHKPRSPFGKFCRAKYLRLIHPKMESAFFGDLNQKNLVNVGGYPESVFFATFAEMAKRVWLLHCLAFSFKPEASIFQVERGCRFSEVYMESVADDALWSPVDVVKVGFTVIPGFRIGKTVIQCQVYLSTA from the coding sequence ATGCTTCAGATGGATTCCATGAAACCGGAGACAAGATCGAACGTCAATGGCTTAATTCGCACTTTTGCCAAAGTTCTTCGTTTACGTGCAGCTGGAATCGCTACGGATAGTGGAAAAATTCGTCGACTGAAGTCTCGAAACAAGCtcaagctcaagctcaaggatgATGAGATTAACATTATCGAGCATCATTATCAGTCCAATGTCGATTATATTGCTTTCAACGGACACCAATCCAAGTCTTACAATTATGAAGATGAGAAGCTCAAGAACCGGGCGGCCATTGAAGCTTTTTTAGCGAAGCTCTTTGCGAGTATTTCGTCTGTGAAAGCTGCTTATGCGCAGCTCCAGATGGCTCAGTCCCCATATCACCCAGATGGCATTCAAGCTGCAGATGAGATAGTGGTTTCAGAGCTGAAGCATCTATCGGAGCTGAAACAGTGTTACTTGAAGAAACAGATGGATCCTTCCACTCAGGTGACGCAGTTGTTGGCGGAAGTTAAAGAACAGCAGAGCCTCTTGAAGACTTACGAAATCATGGGGAAGAAATTCGAATCACAGCTGAAGCTCAAGGACTCTGAGATTACCTTCCTCAGGGAGAAACTGGAGGAATCCGAGTCACAGAATAGAGCACTAGAGAAGAAACTAAATCCAAATCCAAGTGGTTCCAGTGGACCTCTCTCTGTTCTCTTCAATAATCTCCACTTGTCAGGCTTAAACCCCAATCACTTGTTAATGGTCCTTCGCTACGCAGAGAAATCCATTAGGAGCTTCGTGAAGTTGATGATCGAGCAGATGAGATCAGCAGGGTGGGATCTTGACGCCGCGGCCGATTCAGTCGAACCGGGCGTGGTCTACGGGAAACAGAACCACAAATGCTTCCCATTCGAGTGCTTCGTGTGTAGAGAGATGTTTGACGGCTTCCACATCCCTAACTTCTCTCTCCCAAATGTGTTCGAGCCCGAAAGGGATCAACGCCAGCGCTACTTCTTCGCCAGATTCACAGAACTCAAATCGGTAAAACCCATGGAGTTTCTAACCCATAAGCCCCGTTCTCCGTTTGGGAAGTTCTGCAGAGCCAAGTACCTTCGGCTCATTCACCCAAAGATGGAATCTGCCTTCTTCGGCGATTTGAACCAGAAGAACTTGGTAAACGTGGGAGGATACCCAGAGAGTGTATTCTTCGCTACGTTTGCAGAGATGGCGAAGAGGGTTTGGCTTCTGCACTGCTTAGCCTTCTCTTTTAAACCCGAAGCTTCGATTTTTCAGGTTGAGAGAGGGTGTCGGTTCTCTGAGGTGTACATGGAGAGCGTGGCCGACGACGCGCTATGGTCGCCCGTGGATGTGGTGAAGGTTGGATTCACGGTGATTCCGGGGTTTCGGATTGGAAAGACAGTGATACAGTGTCAGGTGTATCTATCTACTGCGTGA